The following are encoded in a window of Limibacter armeniacum genomic DNA:
- a CDS encoding BamA/TamA family outer membrane protein: MQIRLAFVILFLACSVTVRGQYMLRMIDSETGDEFAIDSNLPTDSLGQMAKVTSILEEWRTKGYLLASLDNVMKLADTLSVQVYRGKQFEYLNFTSTNVPPQILKKVGFTNRKLSFTEWGKVRKLMLDYSENHGYPFAELELDSLKETQEGVFAALNYRAGSEVVFDTLIVKSNERLKVQKKFFHTYLGIKEGDLFSQKGVKEVEKRIKALPYLVLERIPEVRFENNKANVELFLKRRKANTIDGIVGFLPNAQEEGKLLLTGQLKLDLYNPLGTGKHVFFEWQRLKEASQTLNILYEHPNLLKTPLDLEAKFFLQKEDSSYINLNRKLGLKYRFPSGGMSGFFTEWKDSRSIEEEGSEGQKYPDSNVLLYGVSYQQIDLDDFFFPRKGYTIDFSIAGGDKAVTLQTESMTDSISNLTQIEINTDFKQYIKTGKNSTLFLRENIGWMYSDTLFLNDLYRVGGFKSLRGFNEAEFFVSAYGICTVEWRLFFEQQSYLFLFTDGGWINSGVDGDTKIPIGIGSGLSFATKAGVFNLAYAIGKVAGQPFSAKLAKVHFGLVSRF; encoded by the coding sequence ATGATAGATTCGGAGACTGGGGATGAATTTGCTATTGATAGCAATTTACCTACGGATTCTTTGGGGCAGATGGCTAAGGTTACATCTATCTTGGAAGAATGGAGAACTAAAGGTTATCTGTTAGCCTCATTAGATAACGTGATGAAACTTGCAGATACATTGTCTGTTCAGGTTTATAGGGGTAAGCAGTTTGAATATTTGAATTTCACTTCTACTAATGTTCCACCTCAGATACTTAAAAAAGTAGGGTTTACTAACCGTAAGTTGAGTTTTACTGAGTGGGGCAAAGTCAGAAAGTTGATGCTAGACTATTCAGAAAACCACGGTTACCCATTTGCAGAACTGGAATTAGATAGTTTGAAGGAAACACAGGAAGGTGTTTTTGCAGCGTTAAATTATCGGGCAGGGTCTGAAGTCGTGTTTGACACCTTGATTGTCAAATCAAATGAACGGTTGAAGGTTCAAAAAAAATTCTTTCATACTTACTTAGGAATCAAAGAGGGGGACTTATTCTCTCAAAAGGGTGTAAAGGAAGTAGAAAAAAGAATCAAAGCACTACCTTACCTTGTATTGGAACGGATCCCTGAAGTGAGGTTTGAAAATAATAAGGCAAATGTTGAGCTATTCTTGAAGAGAAGAAAAGCCAATACGATTGATGGTATTGTTGGTTTTTTACCGAATGCTCAGGAGGAAGGGAAACTGTTGCTGACAGGTCAACTTAAGTTAGATTTATACAACCCACTTGGAACCGGAAAACATGTGTTTTTTGAATGGCAACGACTGAAGGAAGCTTCCCAAACACTAAACATTTTGTATGAGCATCCGAACCTACTGAAAACACCTCTTGATCTGGAAGCTAAATTTTTCTTGCAAAAGGAAGACTCGAGTTATATCAACTTAAATAGGAAACTAGGGTTGAAATATCGATTTCCTTCAGGAGGAATGAGCGGTTTTTTTACTGAGTGGAAGGATAGCAGAAGTATTGAAGAAGAGGGAAGTGAGGGACAGAAATACCCTGATAGCAACGTGTTGCTGTATGGTGTGAGCTATCAGCAAATAGACTTAGATGACTTTTTCTTTCCTCGAAAAGGATATACAATAGATTTCTCTATAGCAGGAGGTGATAAAGCGGTGACTTTACAGACCGAATCTATGACTGATAGTATATCAAACCTTACCCAAATAGAAATTAACACGGATTTTAAACAGTACATTAAGACGGGAAAGAATTCTACCTTATTTTTGCGGGAAAATATTGGTTGGATGTACAGCGATACCTTATTTCTAAATGATTTATATAGAGTAGGAGGTTTTAAATCGTTGAGAGGTTTTAATGAGGCAGAGTTTTTTGTGTCTGCTTATGGTATTTGTACTGTTGAGTGGCGCCTGTTTTTTGAACAACAGTCCTATCTGTTTCTTTTTACAGATGGAGGGTGGATAAATAGCGGTGTTGATGGTGATACAAAGATCCCGATAGGAATTGGTAGTGGACTGAGTTTTGCTACAAAAGCGGGGGTGTTTAACCTGGCATATGCTATTGGAAAAGTGGCAGGACAACCATTTAGTGCAAAACTGGCTAAAGTACATTTTGGATTAGTCAGTAGATTTTAA
- a CDS encoding DUF4271 domain-containing protein encodes MNGNYSLNGFKKYVFLVISLLTLSMAHAQEQESDKEKSKDENVVHSLNDDWLVYDKRSDGFVPYIPSVHKDVSNYYLLFDASPYLRYKLKLNFNNQSGIFINNKLLFHTSKDANQLMLDIDSLVKSEGKGSMLLTVYDELKTGKVPNAEIVKKGVEKPLLEQFKDAALKILPKADSPFLHNMTVVGVAVMILLAFFGRISDLRIDRYSLGKLFDAILRGKVEQEKLTGLSVITFVVSYGLVGAFIILLLGQEASVISDKYWADEPNTFYWKFLTLFTVVLLFVLGRFVLIALLGKIYNEKQLMSIHVYSFIEVTQIFAILYLLVGGLCLFNIDAVNVNLVGIGLILSLLLKSFLVFVVVSRQISFRNKYIISYFCATEFLPTLLAVKVFI; translated from the coding sequence ATGAACGGGAATTATTCACTGAACGGCTTCAAGAAATATGTTTTTTTGGTTATCAGCTTGTTGACACTTAGCATGGCTCATGCTCAGGAACAAGAAAGTGATAAGGAAAAAAGTAAGGATGAAAATGTGGTACACTCACTTAACGATGACTGGTTGGTGTACGACAAGAGGTCGGATGGTTTTGTGCCTTATATTCCATCTGTTCATAAGGATGTAAGTAATTACTACCTGTTGTTTGATGCGTCTCCTTACTTGAGGTATAAATTAAAACTCAACTTCAATAACCAAAGCGGTATCTTTATCAATAATAAATTACTATTCCATACAAGTAAAGATGCCAACCAGTTGATGCTGGATATTGATAGCTTGGTAAAGTCTGAAGGAAAAGGAAGTATGTTACTTACTGTTTATGATGAATTAAAAACAGGTAAGGTACCTAATGCGGAAATTGTTAAAAAGGGGGTAGAAAAGCCTTTACTGGAACAGTTTAAGGATGCTGCATTAAAGATTTTACCAAAAGCAGACTCCCCATTTTTGCATAATATGACAGTAGTTGGTGTGGCAGTGATGATCCTATTGGCATTTTTTGGGAGAATATCTGATCTGCGTATTGATAGGTATTCATTGGGGAAATTATTTGATGCCATTTTGCGAGGAAAAGTGGAGCAGGAAAAGCTGACAGGCTTGAGTGTCATTACTTTTGTAGTGTCATATGGGTTGGTTGGAGCCTTTATTATTTTGTTGCTCGGACAGGAGGCAAGTGTTATATCAGATAAGTATTGGGCAGACGAACCCAACACCTTTTATTGGAAGTTTTTGACCCTGTTTACAGTGGTACTTTTGTTTGTGTTAGGGCGATTTGTTTTAATCGCGCTTTTGGGAAAGATTTATAATGAAAAGCAGTTGATGTCAATACATGTTTATTCATTTATCGAAGTAACCCAAATTTTTGCCATTCTGTACCTTTTAGTAGGTGGTTTGTGTCTTTTTAACATAGATGCTGTAAATGTAAATTTGGTGGGTATTGGGTTGATATTGAGTCTGTTGTTGAAGTCCTTTCTAGTGTTTGTTGTAGTCTCTCGACAGATTTCATTTAGGAATAAGTATATAATTTCGTACTTTTGCGCCACAGAATTTCTGCCAACATTGCTGGCAGTCAAAGTATTTATCTAG
- a CDS encoding uroporphyrinogen-III synthase, giving the protein MANKTEQGVGTVEKKAVKSILVSQPEPADLNSPYHALAKKYGIQVDFRPFIEVKAVDAKEFRKEKINILDHTAVIFTSKNAIDHFFRICKDLKIEVPADMKYFCISDLTANYLQKYIVVRKRKIFTGLKTANDLLEIIKKHKKEKFLFPCSDIRKDDIPTFMFENGFDLTEAVLYRTVASDLSDLKDIYYDMIAFFSPSGIKSLFQNFPEFKQNNTRIAAFGPTTAKAVREHDLRLDVEAPLPNAPSMTGAIELYIKEHNDI; this is encoded by the coding sequence ATGGCAAACAAAACCGAACAAGGAGTTGGTACAGTTGAGAAAAAAGCAGTCAAATCCATCCTTGTATCTCAGCCTGAACCTGCAGACCTAAATTCACCCTATCACGCTTTGGCGAAAAAGTACGGTATTCAAGTCGACTTCCGACCATTTATCGAAGTTAAAGCTGTTGACGCCAAAGAATTCCGCAAGGAAAAGATCAATATTCTTGACCACACTGCGGTAATCTTTACTAGCAAGAATGCGATTGATCACTTTTTCAGAATTTGTAAAGACCTGAAAATAGAAGTACCTGCTGATATGAAGTATTTCTGTATTTCAGACCTGACAGCAAATTACTTGCAGAAGTATATTGTTGTTAGAAAGAGAAAAATCTTTACAGGACTGAAAACGGCTAATGATCTGCTTGAGATTATCAAGAAGCATAAGAAAGAGAAGTTTCTCTTCCCTTGCTCTGATATTCGCAAGGATGACATTCCTACATTCATGTTTGAGAATGGATTCGATTTGACTGAGGCTGTCTTGTATAGAACTGTTGCTAGCGACCTATCTGATTTGAAGGATATCTACTATGATATGATTGCATTCTTCAGCCCTTCAGGTATTAAGTCATTGTTCCAGAACTTCCCTGAGTTTAAACAGAACAATACAAGAATTGCAGCTTTTGGACCTACTACGGCAAAAGCTGTACGAGAGCATGATTTGAGATTGGATGTTGAGGCACCACTTCCTAATGCCCCTTCCATGACAGGTGCGATTGAGCTTTACATCAAGGAGCACAACGATATTTAG
- a CDS encoding PorP/SprF family type IX secretion system membrane protein — protein sequence MKRLLAAYLCLTFWCLGTAHAQQDPQFSHYMFNQLYYNPATAGLDSRFIETKVLYRSQWAGYEPTVDGGGAPTTQLFSVSMPLTQLKGGLGLHVINDELGPETRREVQLSFSYHIPVNKGSLSFGVRGGVFNFGLDNSLRYVNPNDPTKPTGSVNEFTPDFGAGLYFDHPNYFVGVSANHLQQSDFDTEVAGFYSLATHFTTLVGMNLDMSSKITLQPSVILKSDFKAYSIEASALAIYDDKAYIGLSARELEAAILMAGAYLTRDKRLTLGYAFDYTLEQKDAKSATSHEIMLSYKFMAPGKAEPSILRTPRFRF from the coding sequence ATGAAGAGACTACTGGCTGCTTACTTATGCTTAACATTTTGGTGTTTGGGGACGGCACATGCGCAACAAGACCCTCAGTTTAGTCATTACATGTTCAATCAGCTTTATTACAACCCTGCAACGGCTGGACTTGACTCAAGGTTTATAGAAACAAAAGTACTCTATAGATCTCAATGGGCAGGTTATGAGCCTACGGTTGACGGAGGCGGTGCTCCTACTACTCAACTTTTTAGTGTTAGTATGCCACTGACTCAATTAAAAGGTGGTTTGGGGCTTCATGTAATCAATGATGAATTAGGTCCTGAAACAAGAAGAGAGGTTCAACTTTCTTTCTCTTATCATATACCTGTAAATAAAGGAAGTCTGTCATTTGGTGTAAGAGGAGGAGTCTTTAACTTTGGCTTGGATAATAGTTTACGATATGTGAATCCTAATGACCCAACAAAACCAACAGGAAGTGTAAATGAATTTACGCCTGATTTTGGTGCGGGGTTATATTTTGATCACCCTAATTACTTTGTTGGGGTATCTGCCAACCACCTACAACAGAGTGACTTTGATACAGAAGTCGCAGGGTTTTACTCATTAGCGACACATTTTACTACTCTGGTGGGAATGAATTTGGATATGTCTTCTAAAATAACTTTACAGCCATCCGTTATACTGAAAAGCGACTTTAAAGCGTATTCTATAGAGGCGAGTGCTCTTGCTATCTATGACGATAAAGCCTATATAGGACTTTCTGCTAGAGAGTTAGAGGCTGCAATATTGATGGCAGGAGCTTACTTGACAAGAGATAAGCGCTTAACACTAGGTTATGCGTTCGATTATACATTAGAGCAAAAAGATGCTAAATCAGCAACTTCGCATGAAATTATGTTGTCCTACAAATTTATGGCACCAGGTAAAGCAGAGCCGTCTATTTTGCGAACTCCGAGGTTTAGATTTTAG
- the porK gene encoding T9SS ring complex lipoprotein PorK/GldK codes for MNNSSLLRNLTWAALVLSLFFQGCSIFGGNNSDEGNLVGATPPGDWDSQIVPYGMTVVPGGTFHMGQSDEDITSSKINMNRQITISGFYMDETEITNNEYRQFINYMTSASDTSADYDFDRVQDELRPDTTVWMRDFSYHMGDPMQEYYFSHPSFGDYPVVGVNRKAAEEFCKWRTKYYNDYRDSIGLAPMPKFSLPSEAQWEYAARGGLDMAKYPWGGPYIRNGKGCALANFKPGRGNYYDDGFPYTAPVGAYFPNGFGLYDMSGNVAEWCDDAYSPASYPIVWDLNPTYRDPNEPRKVVRGGSWKDIPFYVQTGTRTYEYETQARSFIGFRCVMISLGGYQGWE; via the coding sequence ATGAATAACTCATCACTTTTGAGGAATTTGACTTGGGCTGCCCTTGTATTATCTCTGTTTTTTCAAGGATGTAGCATATTTGGAGGAAATAATAGCGATGAAGGCAACCTTGTAGGTGCTACACCTCCTGGCGATTGGGATTCGCAAATTGTACCATACGGCATGACAGTCGTACCTGGTGGAACCTTCCATATGGGACAGTCAGATGAAGATATTACTTCATCAAAAATAAACATGAACAGGCAAATCACAATCAGTGGTTTCTACATGGATGAAACTGAGATTACAAACAATGAATATCGCCAGTTCATCAATTACATGACTTCTGCATCAGATACTAGTGCTGATTACGACTTTGACAGAGTTCAAGACGAATTGCGCCCTGATACAACTGTGTGGATGAGAGATTTCTCTTACCATATGGGTGATCCTATGCAGGAATACTACTTCTCACACCCTTCTTTTGGAGATTATCCAGTAGTAGGTGTGAATAGAAAAGCCGCAGAGGAGTTCTGTAAATGGAGAACAAAGTACTATAACGATTACCGTGATAGTATTGGATTGGCTCCTATGCCTAAATTTAGTTTGCCTTCAGAAGCACAGTGGGAATATGCTGCTAGAGGTGGATTAGATATGGCTAAGTACCCTTGGGGTGGACCTTATATCCGTAATGGAAAAGGTTGTGCACTTGCCAACTTTAAGCCAGGTAGAGGTAACTATTATGATGATGGTTTCCCTTATACAGCACCAGTAGGAGCTTATTTCCCTAACGGTTTTGGCTTATACGATATGTCTGGAAACGTTGCTGAATGGTGTGATGATGCCTACAGCCCAGCTAGTTACCCTATTGTTTGGGATTTGAACCCTACTTATAGAGATCCAAATGAACCAAGAAAAGTGGTTAGAGGTGGATCTTGGAAAGATATTCCATTCTACGTGCAAACAGGTACTCGTACTTATGAGTACGAAACACAAGCAAGATCATTTATCGGATTTAGATGTGTAATGATTAGTCTTGGTGGGTACCAAGGATGGGAATAG
- the porL gene encoding type IX secretion system motor protein PorL/GldL: MSHHKETFNEKFNRVWVPKITAVGAAVVIVGALFKLQHWPGAGPMLIVGLGAEAFLFLLGAIAPTPPVDKHYNWENVYPQLLTDEVKAVETSSRSSNGGALVAIDKMIENANLTPETFKSFGSGMEKLNASVAQMRDLSNSAAASDEYTKSLQVATRSMGELNKSFSGTAEAMNAMAGASKDAKEYHMQVQAVSKNLGALNAVYEMELKDANNHLKAMNKFYGNLSSAMQNMSDASKESEHFKTQMSALTGNLSKLNNIYGKMLSAMKG; encoded by the coding sequence ATGAGTCATCACAAAGAAACATTTAACGAGAAATTTAACAGAGTTTGGGTGCCAAAGATCACCGCTGTTGGTGCAGCTGTAGTAATCGTAGGAGCACTGTTTAAGCTGCAGCACTGGCCTGGTGCGGGACCAATGCTTATCGTAGGTCTTGGAGCTGAAGCTTTCCTGTTTTTGCTTGGTGCTATTGCCCCAACACCTCCAGTAGATAAACATTATAACTGGGAAAATGTATACCCTCAATTGCTAACTGACGAAGTTAAAGCTGTTGAAACTTCATCAAGATCTTCTAACGGTGGTGCTTTAGTTGCTATCGATAAAATGATCGAAAATGCGAACTTGACTCCTGAAACATTCAAGAGCTTTGGTTCTGGTATGGAGAAGCTGAACGCATCAGTAGCACAAATGAGAGATCTTTCAAATTCTGCTGCTGCTTCAGATGAATATACTAAGAGTCTACAAGTTGCTACTAGATCAATGGGTGAGTTGAATAAGTCATTCTCTGGTACTGCAGAAGCTATGAATGCAATGGCTGGTGCATCTAAAGACGCTAAAGAATACCATATGCAAGTTCAAGCTGTAAGTAAAAACTTAGGAGCATTGAACGCTGTATATGAAATGGAGTTGAAAGATGCTAACAACCACTTGAAAGCAATGAACAAGTTCTACGGTAACTTGAGTTCTGCAATGCAGAATATGTCAGATGCAAGTAAAGAGTCAGAGCATTTCAAAACTCAGATGTCAGCACTTACAGGTAACCTGTCTAAGTTGAACAACATCTATGGTAAGATGCTTTCAGCAATGAAAGGTTAA
- the porM gene encoding type IX secretion system motor protein PorM/GldM, translating into MAGGAKETPRQKMIGLMYLVLLAMLALQVSNTVLDKFMFIESSFDFSNNITSTANEQVVSKIASVANQKKDNKETAALLDDATAIRNKTKEVISFINEMKSKITEIAGPDIETGELKDKAGYDGQMLYTLGPGDSKSGTAYELKTLLDSYVETLNKIGVSNIEEHKAKTQEIITFNKINKIAKDGSEDTKYTQSNDPSMRENIKKDFAQLQFDHTPNVAALAVLSQLASEVLQAESEVMNVLETRSGAKVNFDKVVPVVKPESKYVAAGTDYKATMFIAASSSSAKPRMTFNESSISVENGEGIVEFKATPGKYDNNGRAKKTWKGTITYTTPFGDTTLNIEEEYYVVKPTIEINSATVNALYRNCANELIVDVPALGESYNPQFSATNASTSNKGKALTIIPSAKAKSVDLTVKSGGSLIGKKTFKTKGIPLPEVEIYADGKKVDLASGISKRTRSVELRVRPDSEFAAALPNEARYRVVKWEVLGARGPRPVGAPQRVSGGTQKVSVSNLAKNSDRLVIEIQSLVRKNSLGNVEGVRMTSNVINVPVTKE; encoded by the coding sequence ATGGCAGGAGGAGCTAAAGAGACACCTAGACAGAAGATGATTGGTCTGATGTACTTAGTGTTGCTCGCCATGCTTGCCCTTCAGGTAAGTAACACGGTACTGGACAAGTTTATGTTTATTGAATCGTCATTCGATTTCTCAAATAACATAACTTCTACAGCAAATGAGCAAGTAGTTAGTAAAATTGCTTCTGTAGCTAATCAGAAGAAAGATAATAAAGAGACTGCTGCTTTGTTGGATGATGCAACAGCTATAAGGAATAAGACCAAGGAAGTGATTTCATTTATTAATGAAATGAAGAGCAAGATCACTGAAATTGCTGGTCCTGATATTGAAACAGGAGAACTAAAAGATAAGGCAGGTTACGATGGTCAAATGCTTTATACTTTAGGACCTGGGGATTCTAAATCAGGAACTGCATATGAGTTGAAAACATTACTTGATAGCTATGTAGAAACTCTTAATAAGATTGGAGTAAGTAATATTGAAGAGCACAAAGCAAAGACTCAGGAGATAATTACTTTCAATAAAATCAATAAGATAGCAAAAGACGGTAGTGAAGATACTAAGTATACACAGTCTAATGACCCTTCAATGAGGGAGAATATTAAAAAAGACTTTGCACAACTTCAGTTTGATCACACACCTAACGTTGCCGCTCTAGCTGTATTGAGTCAATTAGCGTCTGAAGTACTTCAGGCAGAGTCTGAGGTAATGAACGTATTGGAGACTAGATCAGGTGCTAAAGTAAACTTTGATAAAGTTGTTCCTGTAGTTAAGCCAGAGTCTAAATACGTAGCTGCTGGTACAGATTATAAAGCTACTATGTTTATTGCGGCTTCATCTTCTTCAGCAAAACCAAGAATGACATTCAATGAGAGTAGCATTTCTGTAGAAAATGGAGAAGGTATCGTTGAATTCAAGGCAACACCAGGTAAGTATGATAACAATGGTAGAGCTAAGAAAACTTGGAAAGGTACTATTACATATACAACTCCATTCGGTGATACAACTCTGAACATTGAAGAAGAGTATTATGTAGTTAAGCCAACAATCGAGATCAACTCAGCAACAGTAAATGCACTTTACAGAAACTGTGCGAACGAATTGATCGTAGATGTACCAGCATTGGGTGAATCATACAACCCTCAGTTCTCAGCAACTAATGCATCGACATCTAATAAAGGTAAGGCTTTAACTATTATTCCAAGCGCAAAAGCGAAAAGTGTTGACCTGACTGTAAAAAGTGGAGGTAGCTTGATTGGAAAGAAAACCTTTAAAACTAAAGGTATTCCACTTCCAGAAGTTGAAATTTATGCTGATGGCAAAAAAGTAGACTTGGCAAGTGGTATCTCAAAGAGAACTAGATCAGTTGAGTTGAGAGTTCGTCCTGACTCAGAATTTGCAGCGGCATTGCCTAATGAGGCTAGATACCGTGTAGTGAAGTGGGAAGTACTAGGTGCTAGAGGACCAAGACCTGTAGGAGCTCCTCAGAGAGTTTCGGGTGGTACTCAAAAAGTATCAGTATCAAACCTTGCTAAGAATTCTGACCGTTTGGTAATCGAAATTCAATCTCTTGTAAGAAAGAACTCTTTGGGTAATGTTGAAGGTGTTCGTATGACATCGAACGTAATTAACGTTCCAGTAACTAAAGAATAA
- the porN gene encoding type IX secretion system ring subunit PorN/GldN → MKLKSLKILVWFVASLAFASTANAQEIYESEDNPHSVRPVRPADIMYKKTVWLRMDLKDKVNTPFFAKEHWISKLIIEAVKSTLLRPYKNDSLTTRMTNQEFMEKIKRRDIIENSDPIDDWGGGDSGWGGGWGDTGTASAATQESDELDPEDISLLDVKVDMIFDKCRGMWIRDIQSLTLVLPADMNGAKGVEDPIASFSYKELVDNLFDQNKEAIWFNEQNTAENKNLAEAFDLSLYNAKVTKFTDAKGRDIFDIYNDEGRGEIALIKGQQYQYQLLEYESNLWSN, encoded by the coding sequence ATGAAGTTAAAGAGTCTCAAAATTCTTGTGTGGTTTGTAGCAAGTTTGGCATTTGCCTCGACTGCTAACGCTCAGGAGATCTATGAGAGTGAAGATAATCCACACTCTGTCAGACCTGTAAGGCCTGCGGATATCATGTACAAGAAAACAGTGTGGCTTAGAATGGATTTGAAAGACAAAGTCAATACTCCTTTCTTTGCTAAAGAGCATTGGATTTCGAAGTTGATCATTGAAGCGGTAAAGAGTACATTGCTTAGACCATACAAGAATGACTCTTTAACGACCAGAATGACTAATCAGGAATTCATGGAGAAGATCAAGCGTCGCGATATCATTGAAAACTCTGACCCAATTGATGATTGGGGTGGAGGAGACAGTGGTTGGGGCGGTGGCTGGGGAGACACCGGCACAGCTTCAGCTGCTACTCAAGAGTCCGACGAATTGGATCCAGAGGATATTTCACTTCTTGATGTAAAGGTTGATATGATCTTTGATAAGTGTCGTGGTATGTGGATTCGTGATATTCAATCACTCACGTTGGTACTACCAGCAGATATGAATGGAGCTAAAGGGGTTGAAGACCCAATTGCTTCGTTCTCTTACAAAGAATTGGTTGATAACCTTTTTGATCAAAATAAAGAAGCAATTTGGTTCAATGAGCAAAACACTGCTGAGAATAAAAACTTAGCGGAAGCTTTTGACCTGAGCCTTTACAATGCAAAAGTTACGAAGTTTACTGATGCAAAAGGTCGTGATATCTTTGATATCTATAATGACGAAGGTAGAGGTGAGATTGCTCTGATCAAAGGTCAGCAATATCAATATCAACTGTTAGAGTATGAGTCTAACTTGTGGTCTAACTAA
- the porM gene encoding type IX secretion system motor protein PorM/GldM has protein sequence MANRKETPRQKMINLMYLVLLALLALQVSNTVLDKFIFIEKSLQFSNNITEKENDKMMDAISKVATAKKQQNPIQEAFDDAQAIKTRTNEVTGLIKGMKDKIRELAGEDPETGELTDKANYDGQMNFTIGPEGKKNGKAYELKAKLDEYVNFLNKIGKEHEDSSKVFTPIEKIAKDGKEIPEYANSKDPMMKENRKKDFAYLQFDHTPNVAALAVLSQLESDVLQAEASVLNILAKKVDAKVDFDKVIPVVKPESKYVAAGTKYVADMFIAASSSAARPKMMYNGETVSVNDGVGKIEFVATPGQYDKDGRVKKIWEGSITYRTPFGDTTLMIEEEYYVVKPTIEINSATVNALYRNCANELIVDVPALGQSYNPTFTASNAKLENKGKAVTIYPDVRAREVALTVKSDGNMIGTKKFQTRGIPKPDIVVLADGKEVDLKRGIPENTRQISVRVKPNEEFAAALPKEASYRAMEWEIIGARGTRPVGSPIKLSGGRQDASLDRLARESGRLVIDIKTVLRKNSKGQTEEVRGVSQVVNVPVQH, from the coding sequence ATGGCAAATCGAAAAGAAACTCCAAGACAGAAGATGATCAATCTTATGTATCTGGTATTACTAGCATTACTGGCATTGCAAGTGAGTAATACTGTACTGGACAAGTTTATATTCATCGAAAAATCATTGCAATTCTCTAATAACATTACAGAAAAGGAAAATGATAAAATGATGGATGCAATCAGTAAGGTTGCAACTGCAAAAAAACAACAGAACCCTATTCAGGAAGCCTTTGATGATGCGCAGGCTATTAAGACAAGGACAAATGAAGTTACAGGGCTAATAAAGGGAATGAAGGATAAGATTAGAGAGTTGGCAGGTGAAGATCCTGAAACAGGAGAATTGACAGATAAAGCCAATTATGATGGGCAAATGAACTTTACAATTGGCCCTGAGGGTAAAAAGAATGGTAAAGCCTATGAATTAAAGGCTAAGCTAGATGAATATGTCAACTTTCTTAATAAAATAGGGAAAGAGCACGAAGACTCATCTAAAGTGTTTACCCCTATTGAGAAAATAGCCAAAGATGGTAAGGAAATTCCTGAGTATGCTAACTCCAAGGACCCTATGATGAAGGAAAACAGGAAAAAAGATTTTGCATACTTGCAGTTTGATCACACCCCAAATGTTGCAGCATTAGCAGTACTTAGTCAGTTGGAGTCAGATGTACTACAGGCAGAAGCCTCTGTCTTAAATATTTTGGCAAAGAAAGTTGATGCAAAAGTTGATTTCGATAAGGTAATTCCTGTCGTTAAGCCCGAATCAAAATATGTAGCAGCTGGTACTAAGTATGTAGCAGATATGTTTATTGCAGCTTCTTCATCTGCAGCACGTCCTAAGATGATGTATAATGGGGAAACAGTATCTGTTAATGATGGAGTAGGTAAGATCGAGTTTGTTGCTACACCAGGTCAATATGATAAAGATGGCAGAGTGAAAAAAATATGGGAAGGAAGTATTACTTACAGAACTCCTTTTGGTGATACCACCTTGATGATTGAAGAGGAGTATTATGTAGTCAAACCTACTATAGAAATTAATTCAGCCACAGTAAATGCCCTTTATAGAAACTGTGCTAATGAACTTATTGTGGATGTCCCAGCTTTGGGACAAAGCTATAACCCAACTTTTACTGCTTCTAATGCTAAATTAGAGAATAAAGGTAAAGCTGTAACTATTTACCCTGATGTTAGGGCAAGAGAAGTGGCTCTTACTGTAAAAAGTGACGGCAATATGATAGGTACAAAGAAGTTTCAGACTAGAGGAATTCCTAAACCTGATATCGTTGTGCTTGCAGATGGTAAAGAAGTTGACTTAAAAAGAGGTATTCCAGAAAACACCAGACAAATTTCAGTCAGAGTAAAACCTAATGAAGAGTTTGCTGCAGCTTTGCCAAAAGAGGCAAGTTATAGAGCGATGGAGTGGGAAATCATTGGTGCTAGAGGGACAAGACCTGTAGGATCTCCAATTAAGCTCTCAGGAGGAAGACAAGATGCATCTTTGGATAGACTGGCTAGAGAGTCTGGAAGGCTTGTAATAGATATAAAGACTGTTTTGCGTAAAAACTCAAAAGGGCAAACAGAGGAAGTGAGAGGGGTAAGTCAAGTAGTTAATGTACCTGTACAGCACTAA